The Chanodichthys erythropterus isolate Z2021 chromosome 14, ASM2448905v1, whole genome shotgun sequence genome window below encodes:
- the serpine3 gene encoding probable serpin E3 isoform X3 → MHQLSVTSLLVCLWLVERCHGNSSLGNSLSDLHTQFGVSLYQTLAETENNSNLIVSPASVSLCLGLLQLGARGNTLAQLEGTLGYDVNDARVQDILSRPQGDLGNSSEGVRLQLANALFVQSGVKLLPEFIQHALGWGNSSLLSVNFSNPNHTHSRLQQWARYQSKADDHPQTREEQLQSSEAQEESSGGDSLLHIALLSTVVFHGAWQKQFLFTETQNLPFTLSDGSTVKVPMMYQSTEVNFGHFRLPSEQEYTVLELPYLDRSLRLLVALPGDRKTPLSQLEKQLTARAVGLWDTGLRRTKMDIFMPRFKMQSRFNLKPVLQSLGISDVFSPSAADFRGISDGEGLFVSEAFHEARIEVTEEGTKAASATAMVLLKRSRSAVFKADRPFLFILRQINTGSLLFIGRVLNPAEMS, encoded by the exons ATGCATCAGCTGTCTGTGACTTCCCTGTTGGTCTGTCTGTGGCTGGTGGAGcgctgccatggcaacagtagcTTGGGAAACAGCCTCAGTGATCTACACACACAGTTTGGCGTCAGCCTCTACCAAACACTCGCAGAGACAGAGAACAACTCCAATCTGATCGTGTCTCCAGCCAGCGTCTCATTGTGTCTGGGTCTTCTGCAGCTAGGTGCCAGGGGGAACACTTTAGCACAGCTTGAGGGAACTCTGGGATATGATGTCAATG ATGCTCGTGTACAGGACATTTTGTCTCGGCCACAAGGAGACCTGGGCAATTCCAGTGAGGGGGTGCGGCTTCAGCTTGCCAATGCCTTATTTGTCCAAAGTGGTGTGAAACTCCTGCCAGAATTTATCCAGCATGCCTTGGGATGGGGTAACAGTAGTCTACTGAGTGTAAACTTCAGTAATCCCAACCACACTCATAGTCGGCTACAGCAGTGGGCACGTTACCAGAGTAAAG CAGATGACCATCCCCAGACAAGAGAGGAGCAGCTTCAGTCCAGCGAGGCCCAGGAGGAATCCTCCGGGGGAGACAGTTTGCTGCACATAGCTCTTCTGAGCACGGTGGTGTTTCATGGTGCCTGGCAGAAACAATTTCTCTTCACTGAGACTCAGAACCTGCCCTTCACCCTCTCAGATGGCAGCACTGTCAAAGTGCCGATGATGTACCAGTCAACCGAAGTCAATTTTG GACATTTCCGACTGCCTTCAGAGCAGGAATACACTGTGCTGGAGCTGCCATACCTGGATCGTTCACTCAGGCTACTGGTGGCGTTACCTGGTGACCGGAAAACCCCTCTGTCACAGCTGGAAAAGCAGCTCACGGCCCGTGCTGTGGGACTGTGGGATACTGGATTAAGACGCACTAAGATGGATATATTTATGCCTag GTTTAAGATGCAGAGCAGGTTCAATCTGAAGCCTGTTCTACAATCTCTCGGTATCTCTGATGTCTTCAGTCCCTCAGCTGCTGATTTCAGAGGCATCTCTG ATGGGGAAGGGCTTTTTGTATCAGAGGCTTTCCATGAGGCAAGAATAGAGGTGACAGAGGAAGGGACAAAAGCAGCTTCAGCTACag CAATGGTGCTATTGAAAAGATCCCGTTCAGCAGTGTTTAAAGCAGATCGACCATTTCTATTTATCTTGCGACAGATTAATACAG GTTCGTTGCTGTTTATAGGTCGAGTTCTGAATCCAGCTGAGATGTCTTGA
- the serpine3 gene encoding probable serpin E3 isoform X2 has product MFADFDLLIMHQLSVTSLLVCLWLVERCHGNSSLGNSLSDLHTQFGVSLYQTLAETENNSNLIVSPASVSLCLGLLQLGARGNTLAQLEGTLGYDVNDARVQDILSRPQGDLGNSSEGVRLQLANALFVQSGVKLLPEFIQHALGWGNSSLLSVNFSNPNHTHSRLQQWARYQSKDDHPQTREEQLQSSEAQEESSGGDSLLHIALLSTVVFHGAWQKQFLFTETQNLPFTLSDGSTVKVPMMYQSTEVNFGHFRLPSEQEYTVLELPYLDRSLRLLVALPGDRKTPLSQLEKQLTARAVGLWDTGLRRTKMDIFMPRFKMQSRFNLKPVLQSLGISDVFSPSAADFRGISDGEGLFVSEAFHEARIEVTEEGTKAASATAMVLLKRSRSAVFKADRPFLFILRQINTGSLLFIGRVLNPAEMS; this is encoded by the exons ATGTTTGCAGATTTTGACCTGTTGATCATGCATCAGCTGTCTGTGACTTCCCTGTTGGTCTGTCTGTGGCTGGTGGAGcgctgccatggcaacagtagcTTGGGAAACAGCCTCAGTGATCTACACACACAGTTTGGCGTCAGCCTCTACCAAACACTCGCAGAGACAGAGAACAACTCCAATCTGATCGTGTCTCCAGCCAGCGTCTCATTGTGTCTGGGTCTTCTGCAGCTAGGTGCCAGGGGGAACACTTTAGCACAGCTTGAGGGAACTCTGGGATATGATGTCAATG ATGCTCGTGTACAGGACATTTTGTCTCGGCCACAAGGAGACCTGGGCAATTCCAGTGAGGGGGTGCGGCTTCAGCTTGCCAATGCCTTATTTGTCCAAAGTGGTGTGAAACTCCTGCCAGAATTTATCCAGCATGCCTTGGGATGGGGTAACAGTAGTCTACTGAGTGTAAACTTCAGTAATCCCAACCACACTCATAGTCGGCTACAGCAGTGGGCACGTTACCAGAGTAAAG ATGACCATCCCCAGACAAGAGAGGAGCAGCTTCAGTCCAGCGAGGCCCAGGAGGAATCCTCCGGGGGAGACAGTTTGCTGCACATAGCTCTTCTGAGCACGGTGGTGTTTCATGGTGCCTGGCAGAAACAATTTCTCTTCACTGAGACTCAGAACCTGCCCTTCACCCTCTCAGATGGCAGCACTGTCAAAGTGCCGATGATGTACCAGTCAACCGAAGTCAATTTTG GACATTTCCGACTGCCTTCAGAGCAGGAATACACTGTGCTGGAGCTGCCATACCTGGATCGTTCACTCAGGCTACTGGTGGCGTTACCTGGTGACCGGAAAACCCCTCTGTCACAGCTGGAAAAGCAGCTCACGGCCCGTGCTGTGGGACTGTGGGATACTGGATTAAGACGCACTAAGATGGATATATTTATGCCTag GTTTAAGATGCAGAGCAGGTTCAATCTGAAGCCTGTTCTACAATCTCTCGGTATCTCTGATGTCTTCAGTCCCTCAGCTGCTGATTTCAGAGGCATCTCTG ATGGGGAAGGGCTTTTTGTATCAGAGGCTTTCCATGAGGCAAGAATAGAGGTGACAGAGGAAGGGACAAAAGCAGCTTCAGCTACag CAATGGTGCTATTGAAAAGATCCCGTTCAGCAGTGTTTAAAGCAGATCGACCATTTCTATTTATCTTGCGACAGATTAATACAG GTTCGTTGCTGTTTATAGGTCGAGTTCTGAATCCAGCTGAGATGTCTTGA
- the serpine3 gene encoding probable serpin E3 isoform X1 translates to MFADFDLLIMHQLSVTSLLVCLWLVERCHGNSSLGNSLSDLHTQFGVSLYQTLAETENNSNLIVSPASVSLCLGLLQLGARGNTLAQLEGTLGYDVNDARVQDILSRPQGDLGNSSEGVRLQLANALFVQSGVKLLPEFIQHALGWGNSSLLSVNFSNPNHTHSRLQQWARYQSKADDHPQTREEQLQSSEAQEESSGGDSLLHIALLSTVVFHGAWQKQFLFTETQNLPFTLSDGSTVKVPMMYQSTEVNFGHFRLPSEQEYTVLELPYLDRSLRLLVALPGDRKTPLSQLEKQLTARAVGLWDTGLRRTKMDIFMPRFKMQSRFNLKPVLQSLGISDVFSPSAADFRGISDGEGLFVSEAFHEARIEVTEEGTKAASATAMVLLKRSRSAVFKADRPFLFILRQINTGSLLFIGRVLNPAEMS, encoded by the exons ATGTTTGCAGATTTTGACCTGTTGATCATGCATCAGCTGTCTGTGACTTCCCTGTTGGTCTGTCTGTGGCTGGTGGAGcgctgccatggcaacagtagcTTGGGAAACAGCCTCAGTGATCTACACACACAGTTTGGCGTCAGCCTCTACCAAACACTCGCAGAGACAGAGAACAACTCCAATCTGATCGTGTCTCCAGCCAGCGTCTCATTGTGTCTGGGTCTTCTGCAGCTAGGTGCCAGGGGGAACACTTTAGCACAGCTTGAGGGAACTCTGGGATATGATGTCAATG ATGCTCGTGTACAGGACATTTTGTCTCGGCCACAAGGAGACCTGGGCAATTCCAGTGAGGGGGTGCGGCTTCAGCTTGCCAATGCCTTATTTGTCCAAAGTGGTGTGAAACTCCTGCCAGAATTTATCCAGCATGCCTTGGGATGGGGTAACAGTAGTCTACTGAGTGTAAACTTCAGTAATCCCAACCACACTCATAGTCGGCTACAGCAGTGGGCACGTTACCAGAGTAAAG CAGATGACCATCCCCAGACAAGAGAGGAGCAGCTTCAGTCCAGCGAGGCCCAGGAGGAATCCTCCGGGGGAGACAGTTTGCTGCACATAGCTCTTCTGAGCACGGTGGTGTTTCATGGTGCCTGGCAGAAACAATTTCTCTTCACTGAGACTCAGAACCTGCCCTTCACCCTCTCAGATGGCAGCACTGTCAAAGTGCCGATGATGTACCAGTCAACCGAAGTCAATTTTG GACATTTCCGACTGCCTTCAGAGCAGGAATACACTGTGCTGGAGCTGCCATACCTGGATCGTTCACTCAGGCTACTGGTGGCGTTACCTGGTGACCGGAAAACCCCTCTGTCACAGCTGGAAAAGCAGCTCACGGCCCGTGCTGTGGGACTGTGGGATACTGGATTAAGACGCACTAAGATGGATATATTTATGCCTag GTTTAAGATGCAGAGCAGGTTCAATCTGAAGCCTGTTCTACAATCTCTCGGTATCTCTGATGTCTTCAGTCCCTCAGCTGCTGATTTCAGAGGCATCTCTG ATGGGGAAGGGCTTTTTGTATCAGAGGCTTTCCATGAGGCAAGAATAGAGGTGACAGAGGAAGGGACAAAAGCAGCTTCAGCTACag CAATGGTGCTATTGAAAAGATCCCGTTCAGCAGTGTTTAAAGCAGATCGACCATTTCTATTTATCTTGCGACAGATTAATACAG GTTCGTTGCTGTTTATAGGTCGAGTTCTGAATCCAGCTGAGATGTCTTGA